One genomic region from Skermania piniformis encodes:
- the serA gene encoding phosphoglycerate dehydrogenase, whose product MSQPGRPVVLIADKLAQSTVDALGDGVEVRWVDGPDRPALLAAVADADALLVRSATTVDADVLAAAPKLKIVARAGVGLDNVDVPAATERGVMVVNAPTSNIHTAAEHAVALLLAAARQIPAADATLREHTWQRSKFNGVEIYGKTVGVVGLGRIGQLFAQRLAAFETEVIAYDPYVSPARAAQLGIELLSLDELLRRADLISVHLPKTPETKGLINAETLQLTKPGVVIVNAARGGLVDEAALADALKSGHVRAAALDVFETEPCTDSPLFELPNVVVTPHLGASTSEAQDRAGTDVARSVLLALAGEFVPDAVNVAGGAVGEEVAPWLDLVRKQGVLLGALSGGQLPVSLSVDVRGELATDDVDVLRLAALRGVFSAIVEDAVTFVNAPSLASERGITAEVTVAPESPNHRSVVDLRGVFGDGSTVNVAGTLSGPRRVEKIVNINGRNFDLRAAGYNLVILSYADRPGALGTIGTLLGSAGIDIEAAQLSQDADGAGATVLLRVDRAVPAELRAQIADAVSAAEVDLVDLR is encoded by the coding sequence GTGAGCCAGCCGGGCCGCCCAGTAGTCCTGATCGCCGACAAGCTCGCCCAGTCGACCGTCGACGCGCTCGGTGACGGCGTCGAGGTCCGTTGGGTCGACGGACCGGATCGGCCGGCATTGCTCGCCGCCGTTGCCGACGCCGACGCCCTGTTGGTGCGGTCGGCGACCACGGTGGACGCCGACGTGCTCGCCGCGGCGCCGAAACTGAAGATCGTCGCCCGGGCCGGCGTCGGTCTGGACAACGTGGACGTACCGGCCGCCACCGAGCGCGGCGTCATGGTGGTCAATGCGCCCACCTCGAACATCCACACCGCCGCCGAGCACGCGGTGGCGTTGCTGCTGGCCGCCGCCCGCCAGATTCCGGCTGCCGACGCCACCCTGCGCGAGCACACCTGGCAGCGCAGCAAGTTCAACGGGGTGGAGATCTACGGCAAGACCGTCGGGGTGGTCGGCCTGGGCCGGATCGGCCAGCTCTTCGCGCAGCGGCTGGCCGCGTTCGAGACCGAAGTGATCGCGTACGACCCGTACGTGTCCCCGGCCCGCGCGGCGCAGCTGGGCATCGAACTGTTGTCGCTCGACGAGCTACTGCGCCGGGCCGACCTGATCTCGGTGCACCTGCCGAAGACCCCGGAGACCAAAGGCCTGATCAACGCCGAGACGCTGCAGCTGACCAAGCCCGGCGTGGTGATCGTGAACGCCGCTCGCGGCGGGTTGGTGGACGAGGCGGCGTTGGCGGATGCGTTGAAATCCGGCCATGTCCGGGCGGCCGCCCTGGACGTGTTCGAGACCGAGCCGTGCACCGACAGCCCGCTCTTCGAGCTGCCCAACGTCGTGGTCACGCCGCATCTGGGCGCTTCGACCAGTGAGGCGCAGGACCGCGCGGGTACCGACGTCGCCCGATCGGTGCTGCTCGCGCTGGCCGGCGAGTTCGTTCCCGATGCGGTGAACGTCGCCGGCGGCGCGGTCGGCGAGGAGGTCGCGCCATGGCTCGATCTGGTGCGTAAGCAGGGGGTGCTGCTCGGCGCCCTGTCCGGGGGACAGCTGCCGGTGAGCCTGTCGGTGGACGTGCGTGGCGAACTCGCCACCGACGATGTCGACGTGCTTCGTCTCGCCGCGTTGCGCGGAGTGTTCTCGGCGATCGTCGAGGATGCGGTCACGTTCGTGAATGCGCCGTCCCTGGCGTCGGAGCGGGGGATCACCGCGGAGGTGACCGTCGCCCCGGAGAGCCCCAACCACCGCAGCGTGGTGGATCTGCGGGGCGTTTTCGGCGACGGGTCGACGGTGAACGTCGCCGGCACGCTGTCCGGTCCGCGTCGAGTGGAAAAGATCGTCAACATCAACGGCCGCAATTTCGACCTGCGGGCCGCGGGTTACAACCTGGTGATCCTCAGCTATGCGGACCGGCCCGGGGCACTCGGCACGATCGGTACCCTGCTCGGTTCCGCCGGCATCGACATCGAGGCGGCGCAGCTGAGCCAGGACGCCGACGGTGCCGGCGCGACCGTGCTGCTCCGGGTCGACCGCGCGGTGCCGGCCGAGCTGCGCGCGCAGATCGCCGACGCGGTGTCGGCTGCCGAGGTCGATCTGGTCGACCTGCGCTGA